The region attctctgatgataaacaagacttgatttcttcgtaaaacatttcccacattctgaacatgaaaatgccctctctcctgtgtgaattctctgatgattagcaagatttgatttatgggtaaaatatttcccacattctagacatgaaaatgccttctctcctgtgtgaattctctgatgattagCAAGACTTGATTTCttcgtaaaacatttcccacattctgaacatgaaaatgacttctctcctgtgtgaattctctgatgataaaCAAGACGTGATTTCttcgtaaaacatttcccacattctgaacatgaaaataatttctctcctgtgtgaattcgctgatgataaacaagatttgatttctgggtaaaacatttcccacattctgaacatgaaaatgacttctctcctgtgtgaattctctgatgataaaCAAGGCGTGATTTCttcgtaaaacatttcccacattctgaacatgaaaataatttctctcctgtgtgaattctctgatgataaacaagatttgatttctgggtaaaacatttcccacattctgaacatgaaaataacTTCTCTCCTCTGTGAATTCTGCGATGTTTAACAAAATCTGCCTCAAATCTAAaagacttcccacattctgaacaggaaaatggcttctctcctgtgtgaattctctgatgtctaacaagatatgatttttggGTAAAGCATTtgctacattctgaacatgaatatgacttctTCCCTGTGATAACTGTTTCTTCTTTAACATCTCTTCTGTAAATGTTATGTTGCTTGCTAGTCTGTGATGAATTAGAAGATGGAACCTCTATAAAAGGATCAGATGACAGatgtttgctgggaagggctgagggtacatctgggataatggcaggctcttCGTGTGTATCTTGTATGTTACCATCATCTTCCACTGTAAAACCTGAAGATATCAAATGTTCCTCTGAGCTCCTGatgtcgtcatctgccaagaataaaacagattttaacattacaattatatCAATATTTTATAAAAATTTCCATATGAAACATTCATACAAATTGTGAAAAAGACAAGTTACAAAAACCCTGTGCTCTTTTATGTATGGGGTTTTGCTTACTTGAATAAGGGGTTTGCAGACATTAGCGAACCTCCTCAAGAATCCAGGTTAGCCTCTAAATTATCACCCGTTCCTCCAGGTTTCTTTTGGAGAGTCGATACCTTCTGGTGTTTATTCCATTAGCGTAGGACAATAGATACAATACAGGAGATGcaacgcgagtcggagggcttacTGACTAATCTGCCACCTTTTATGAGCATATGACACAGAGACATGATAAAAGTATCAGGTACTTCTTAGAACTGGGGCGACCGGAAGCGTGTACATGCGTGCATCCAGAAGAAAGTAGCTGCTGAGCTATATCCCGGTACACGCTTAACCGGAAGCAGAGGTAAATTTCTAGACGCAATTTTGTGCGCATGCTCGTCTTGCACATGCTCTTTATACAGATTAAGTATACTTAATAACAAACAAGTGCcacattttatattatttctccagaacccccatacttttattttttacacacaaatctccaaaattttaaccccttagtgacggccccatcggaaTTCTAcatcctcactaagtgggctttaatcctagaggacgtagaaacatgcgtcctcttaggattaataccCTCTTAGCAGAGGACGTGTCAGCTTTAtgttgtcggtgcccgcaggtagccgacagcatggagctctcatcttgggctgcgggcagtcccccccacggcaatgcaatcggcgctatccaatggatacccatcccaaccagcccccgtaattacccctgtcttcggaa is a window of Eleutherodactylus coqui strain aEleCoq1 chromosome 4, aEleCoq1.hap1, whole genome shotgun sequence DNA encoding:
- the LOC136624392 gene encoding oocyte zinc finger protein XlCOF7.1-like, with translation MTFTIFISQLVKLEEDLIPIDATETHVRGDQPCKEEIPTDNPPDDDIRSSEEHLISSGFTVEDDGNIQDTHEEPAIIPDVPSALPSKHLSSDPFIEVPSSNSSQTSKQHNIYRRDVKEETVITGKKSYSCSECSKCFTQKSYLVRHQRIHTGEKPFSCSECGKSFRFEADFVKHRRIHRGEKLFSCSECGKCFTQKSNLVYHQRIHTGEKLFSCSECGKCFTKKSRLVYHQRIHTGEKSFSCSECGKCFTQKSNLVYHQRIHTGEKLFSCSECGKCFTKKSRLVYHQRIHTGEKSFSCSECGKCFTKKSSLANHQRIHTGEKAFSCLECGKYFTHKSNLANHQRIHTGERAFSCSECGKCFTKKSSLVYHQRIHTGEKAFSCLECGKCFTQKSHLAKHQRIHTGEKSFSCSECGKCFTMKTGLIYHQRLHTGEKPFSCSVCGKCFTQKSSLVYHQRIHTGEKSFSCLECGKCFTMKTGLVYHQRLHTGEKPFSCSACGKCFTHKSNLVKHQKIHNSESACLLELS